Proteins from one Bifidobacterium sp. ESL0732 genomic window:
- the sucD gene encoding succinate--CoA ligase subunit alpha, translated as MTLFIEDNAPVIVQGMTGHQGMTHTARMLNAGTNIVGGVNPRKAGQKVTFHVDEADNDIDIPVYATCGEAKEATGAKASVIFVPPRFAKDAMLEAIEAGIDLIVVITEGIPVADTAYCVELALRKGIRIIGPNCPGLLKLPETDDPTDKGTNLGIIPDGIVSSGPLGLVSKSGTLTYQLMGELSDIGFTACVGVGGDPIVGTTLVEALQQFEADEATKAVMMIGEIGGNAEQDAAAWAKEHMTKPVVAYIAGFTAPEGKQMGHAGAIVSGGKGTAQDKKEALEAAGIPVGKTPGQAAQLIRKIVNGGTSKA; from the coding sequence ATGACACTGTTTATCGAAGACAATGCACCTGTCATCGTTCAGGGTATGACCGGCCATCAAGGTATGACACATACTGCACGTATGCTCAACGCCGGCACCAATATCGTCGGTGGTGTCAATCCCCGCAAAGCCGGTCAGAAGGTGACTTTCCATGTCGATGAAGCCGACAACGACATCGATATTCCTGTCTATGCGACCTGCGGAGAGGCCAAAGAGGCCACCGGTGCCAAGGCAAGTGTAATTTTTGTGCCTCCTCGTTTCGCCAAAGATGCGATGCTGGAAGCCATCGAAGCCGGTATCGACCTCATCGTTGTCATCACGGAAGGCATTCCGGTGGCCGACACGGCATATTGCGTCGAACTGGCCTTGCGCAAAGGCATCCGGATTATCGGGCCCAATTGCCCTGGTCTTCTGAAACTTCCCGAAACCGACGACCCTACCGATAAAGGCACCAACCTCGGCATCATCCCTGATGGCATTGTCTCCTCGGGGCCCTTGGGCTTGGTTTCCAAATCCGGTACCCTGACCTACCAGCTGATGGGTGAGCTCTCTGACATCGGTTTCACAGCCTGTGTCGGTGTGGGCGGCGATCCGATAGTCGGCACGACGCTGGTTGAAGCCCTGCAGCAGTTTGAGGCTGACGAAGCCACCAAAGCCGTCATGATGATCGGCGAAATCGGTGGCAACGCCGAACAGGACGCGGCGGCTTGGGCCAAGGAACATATGACCAAACCCGTAGTGGCTTATATCGCCGGATTTACTGCTCCCGAGGGAAAGCAAATGGGCCATGCCGGTGCCATCGTCTCCGGAGGAAAAGGCACCGCTCAGGATAAGAAGGAAGCGCTTGAAGCCGCAGGAATTCCAGTGGGGAAGACTCCTGGCCAAGCGGCGCAGCTGATTCGCAAGATAGTGAATGGCGGTACTTCCAAGGCATGA